A region of Kribbella sp. NBC_01245 DNA encodes the following proteins:
- a CDS encoding PQQ-dependent sugar dehydrogenase, which produces MAAQTGPTVVDPDLSVRTVVSGLVTPSTMAFLSPNDFLVLEKNTGNVKRVVDGTAQGVVLDLAVNSASERGLLGIALHPDFPDDPGVYLYWSCAAPPPDASNPFIPRRERCAETPEAGADSANILAVPLLGNRVDRFEWTGSALVFDHNLLMLRSFQHDGAPEPPGQNDSAQPARGNHDGGAIEFGADGKLYVPVGDLGRRGQMQNLPLGPTPPTADDQFGGPAPDDAHLSGVILRVNDDGATPSDNPFFDVGAQIGGEVGANIQRVFAYGLRNTFGIAVDPVSGDLWDQQNADDAFDELNRVEPGMNGGWIQAMGPVSRVAQFKQIELALPPSGGLAGAQLQQIRWPATNIADSPQQALSRLFVLPGSRYSDPEFSWKFAVPPAAIGFLSSGGLGPQYANDLFVGAATPLTAGGHLFHFNLTGNRRMIAVDDRRLQDRVADNNAKHDITESESLLFGSGFGVSTDIETGPNGNLFVVSLSTGTIFEIFRK; this is translated from the coding sequence GTGGCGGCGCAAACCGGGCCGACGGTGGTGGACCCCGATCTCAGCGTCAGGACTGTGGTCAGCGGGCTGGTTACGCCGAGCACGATGGCGTTCCTGAGCCCGAACGACTTCCTGGTGCTGGAGAAGAACACGGGCAACGTGAAGCGCGTTGTCGACGGGACTGCGCAGGGGGTTGTGCTCGACCTCGCCGTGAACTCCGCGTCTGAGCGAGGGCTGCTGGGCATCGCGTTGCACCCGGACTTCCCGGACGATCCGGGTGTCTACCTGTACTGGAGCTGCGCGGCTCCACCTCCGGACGCGAGCAATCCGTTCATCCCAAGGCGCGAGCGATGCGCCGAGACTCCGGAGGCGGGAGCTGACAGCGCGAACATTCTGGCCGTCCCGCTGCTCGGAAACCGCGTCGACCGTTTCGAGTGGACGGGCTCGGCGCTGGTGTTCGACCACAATCTGCTCATGCTGCGGTCGTTCCAGCACGACGGCGCGCCCGAGCCCCCCGGTCAGAACGACAGTGCTCAGCCGGCGCGCGGGAACCACGACGGCGGCGCCATCGAGTTCGGGGCCGACGGGAAGCTGTACGTCCCGGTCGGCGACCTGGGGCGCCGCGGCCAGATGCAGAATCTCCCGCTGGGGCCGACGCCTCCGACGGCTGACGACCAGTTCGGCGGACCTGCTCCCGACGACGCGCACCTGAGTGGCGTCATCCTCCGGGTGAACGATGACGGGGCGACGCCTTCGGACAACCCGTTCTTCGACGTCGGTGCCCAGATCGGCGGGGAAGTCGGCGCGAACATCCAGCGTGTGTTCGCGTACGGTCTGCGCAACACCTTCGGGATCGCGGTCGACCCGGTGTCGGGGGACCTGTGGGACCAGCAGAACGCCGACGACGCGTTCGACGAGCTCAACCGGGTCGAACCGGGCATGAACGGCGGGTGGATCCAGGCCATGGGTCCGGTGTCCCGGGTCGCGCAGTTCAAGCAGATAGAGCTCGCGCTGCCGCCATCGGGTGGGCTCGCGGGCGCACAGCTGCAGCAGATCAGGTGGCCGGCGACCAACATCGCCGACAGCCCGCAGCAGGCTCTGTCGAGGCTGTTCGTGCTGCCCGGTTCGCGATACAGCGATCCGGAGTTCAGCTGGAAGTTCGCCGTACCCCCGGCGGCCATCGGCTTCCTGTCGAGCGGCGGGCTCGGTCCGCAGTACGCCAACGACCTGTTCGTCGGTGCGGCGACGCCGCTGACCGCCGGTGGCCACCTGTTCCACTTCAACCTGACCGGCAACCGGCGCATGATCGCCGTCGACGACCGACGACTGCAAGACCGCGTCGCGGACAACAACGCGAAGCACGACATCACCGAGAGCGAGAGCCTGCTGTTCGGCAGCGGCTTCGGCGTCAGTACCGACATTGAGACCGGCCCGAATGGCAACTTGTTCGTGGTGTCGCTGTCGACCGGCACGATCTTCGAGATCTTCAGGAAGTAA